A stretch of bacterium DNA encodes these proteins:
- a CDS encoding NAD(P)-dependent oxidoreductase, with protein MQELAVMEQSLTIGFVGLGAIGSGVAKNLLKAGHDVVGFDLVSERSGELAAAGGRAAASPRLAAEKTDYVMTALPEPKHLDDAVTGEDGIASAQEPPRMLIDLSTVDPDTTLRVAERLRLEDVRMLECKITGSSRDAENATMRLLAGGEIADLDEVRHVMDRLSEEIVYCGPLGTASTLKLIHNMLAFTIILADAEALTLGAKAGLDIGFMVDLFRKTVVWNRSLEAVFEGSVFERDFKPGFLTRHALKDVRLGTELASRIGSITPYAAVTQQMFTASTAKGFGEENFTSAVRLWEEVAGVELSA; from the coding sequence TTGCAGGAGCTTGCAGTGATGGAACAGAGTCTCACTATCGGCTTTGTCGGCCTCGGAGCTATCGGCTCCGGCGTGGCCAAGAACCTTCTGAAGGCAGGCCATGACGTTGTTGGGTTCGATCTCGTATCGGAGCGCTCCGGGGAGCTGGCCGCGGCCGGCGGCAGGGCGGCGGCCTCGCCCAGACTTGCGGCGGAGAAGACGGACTACGTGATGACCGCGCTGCCTGAACCCAAGCATCTGGATGACGCCGTCACCGGTGAAGACGGAATTGCGAGTGCCCAAGAGCCGCCACGGATGCTAATCGACCTCAGCACCGTAGACCCCGACACCACCTTGCGCGTTGCCGAGCGCCTCCGCCTGGAGGATGTGCGAATGCTCGAGTGCAAGATAACCGGCTCTTCGCGTGACGCCGAAAACGCCACCATGCGGCTCCTGGCCGGCGGCGAGATTGCCGACCTGGATGAAGTGCGTCACGTCATGGACCGGCTAAGCGAGGAGATCGTGTATTGCGGCCCGCTCGGCACGGCGTCCACACTCAAGCTGATCCACAACATGCTCGCGTTTACGATCATCCTGGCCGACGCCGAGGCTCTGACGCTGGGTGCCAAGGCTGGCCTGGACATCGGTTTCATGGTCGACCTGTTCCGGAAGACGGTCGTCTGGAACAGGTCGCTCGAAGCCGTATTCGAAGGCTCGGTCTTCGAGCGCGACTTCAAGCCCGGATTTCTCACTCGCCACGCTTTGAAGGACGTCCGCCTGGGGACTGAGCTTGCATCTCGGATTGGGTCTATAACCCCTTACGCCGCCGTGACTCAACAGATGTTCACGGCATCGACCGCCAAGGGTTTCGGTGAGGAGAACTTCACCTCTGCGGTAAGGCTTTGGGAGGAGGTCGCGGGAGTAGAGCTCAGCGCTTGA